In the genome of Cryptomeria japonica chromosome 8, Sugi_1.0, whole genome shotgun sequence, one region contains:
- the LOC131038423 gene encoding uncharacterized protein LOC131038423 — protein MGRDIEGEQNGKQDEVEEGSLSSKPSIFIVGSPNVGKRAILGRLRSVEPEDIAVSSSEITCHGWTIDTKYYTADVCVWVAHVGDKTIESTRSLSEHCDALVLVFDLSNSSSFEALQDWVSGVEIQNFEVLLCVGNKADLLPGHFAHAEYRRQVKKCGESSSDPHPEFWDYGIHRDEGSSLLNEEEESSYEVERSVIEWCNQNNIEYIEACAINDAFDKCISINGDSQGVKRIQEALSAHMWPGMVMKPQSKSPATPVSPKNDDFSDDDSEFEIEYELLSNGSAEPWDGVEEPWMTVDNCTNEILVREEGENNEPQDLPHGQADKMQVQEQNVATSIPPQRDGLASHTSVVSVHDNNKSEASSSLTSIITAQDLSGAPETKQGIEDAETRGRRERSFEELEQLMLEMAHMRENLRLMPDTQRKEMAARLALKMASTFADKEELDDISD, from the exons GGCTGCGTTCTGTGGAACCAGAAGATATTGCTGTTTCATCATCCGAAATTACATGTCATGG TTGGACTATTGACACAAAATATTATACTGCGGATGTTTGTGTTTGGGTTGCACATGTTGGCGACAAAACTATAGAGAGTACCCGTTCTCTATCTGAACACTGTGATGCACTTGTGCTGGTGTTTGACCTGAGCAAT TCATCATCCTTTGAGGCTCTTCAAGATTGGGTTTCTGGAGTTGAGATCCAAAACTTTGAGGTCTTGTTATGTGTTGGAAACAAAGCAGATCTTCTTCCTGGTCACTTTGCTCATGCAGAGTACCGTCGGCAGGTGAAAAAGTGTGGAGAATCCTCAAGTGATCCTCACCCTGAGTTTTGGGATTATGGAATTCATCGTGATGAGGGTAGTAGTTTGTTGAACGAAGAGGAAGAATCTTCATATGAGGTGGAGAGGTCTGTTATTGAATGGTGTAATCAAAACAATATCGAATATATTGAGGCTTGTGCAATCAATGATGCCTTTGATAAAT GCATATCAATCAATGGGGATTCCCAAGGAGTTAAGCGAATTCAGGAAGCTCTTTCTGCTCACATGTGGCCTGGCATGGTAATGAAGCCACAGAGCAAATCCCCTGCTACCCCTGTATCTCCCAAAAATGATG ACTTTTCTGATGATGATTctgaatttgaaattgaatatgagCTTCTATCGAATGGCTCGGCTGAACCTTGGGATGGAGTAGAGGAGCCTTGGATGACTGTTGATAATTGTACAAATGAAATTCTTGTAAGGGAGGAGGGGGAAAATAATGAGCCTCAGGATTTACCTCATGGCCAAGCTGACAAAATGCAAGTCCAAGAGCAAAATGTAGCCACCTCAATTCCCCCACAAAGAGATGGTTTGGCATCTCATACTTCTGTTGTATCCGTACATGACAATAACAAATCAGAAGCAAGTAGTTCATTGACTTCAATCATTACTGCACAAGATCTGTCTGGGGCTCCTGAAACTAAACAGGGTATAGAAGATGCTGAAACCAGAGGAAGGAGGGAACGTTCCTTTGAGGAACTTGAACAGTTGATGCTTGAAATGGCACACATGCGTGAAAACTTGAGATTGATGCCAGACACACAAAGGAAAGAAATGGCTGCCAGACTAGCCTTGAAAATGGCCTCTACTTTTGCTGACAAGGAAGAATTAGATGACATTTCCGATTGA